In the Terriglobus sp. RCC_193 genome, TTCGCTCGTGATCAGGCATTTCGTTTGCCATACGTCGTGCAATCCTCAAAATTCAGTATCAAACAGGCGATGACCGGAGTCCTTGGTCCGCCCTATACCCGCTTGGAGCAGGCTTGCTTTACACGCCGTTTTTACGGTCGCGTTCGTTCTTTTGGAATAGCGCTTCCACGCGAAGCATCCGGGAGGATGCATTGAGTGTAAGGCAGGACAGCGCAAGAACTTACCAGCATCATAAGCGACACGGATACGAATGCAATCGAAATCCGTCTCTCTTTTCATGCAAAATCTACGTTCAGGACTCCCTTCATTACTCCAATAGGGGATGAGACGTCCGAAATATGAAAAACGTACACGTGCTTATGCAAGAATCGTAGGCTACGCTGTATCCCCAATCGGCGTGTGATGATAAACCCATGAATTATCTGGTTACCGGCGGTGCCGGCTATATCGGTGGCACTGTCAGCCGCCTACTGTTAGAACGCGGTCATCGCGTGACGGTTTACGACAATCTTTGCCACAGCAAGAAGGAAGCGCTCCCTCCATCTGCAACTTTTGTGGAGGGAGACATTGCCGACGCAAATCTTCTGAGCCAAACCCTCCGCGAAGGTCAGTTTGATGGCGTACTGCATTTTGCCGCTCTCATCGAAGCTGGCGAAAGCATGAAGCGTCCGGACGTCTACTTTCGCAACAACACAGCAGGCACGCTCACGCTGCTGGAATGCATGCAGCAGACCGGCACCCAGCGCCTCGTGTTCTCTTCCACCGCAGCTTGCTATGGGGAACCGAAGCGTGCTCCCATTGAAGAGACGGATGAGCTGAAGCCGACGAACGCCTATGGAGAAAGCAAACTCCTCAGCGAATACATGATGCGTTGGTTTTCTGAGCGCATGGGCCTTCGTTACGCTGCGCTTCGCTATTTCAACGTGGCAGGAGCCATCCCAGGTTACGGCGAGGCGCACGAGCCGGAGAGCCACCTGATCCCGCTGATTCTTGATACCGCACTCGGCCTGCGAGACAACATCCGTATCTATGGCGAGGACTATCCCACAAAGGACGGTACCTGCGTCCGCGACTATGTCCACGTAGCGGATCTTGCAGAAGCACATCTGCTGGCAATGGATTCGCTCGCAACGCAGCAGCGCGCCATCTACAACATCGGCAACGGTCAGGGATTCACCGTGCGCGAGGTGATTGAGAGTGCACGCCGCGTTACAGGGCGTGAGATTCCCGTCATCGCGGAAGCACGCCGTCCGGGCGATCCTGCGGTGCTGGTCGCCAGTTCCGCAAAGATTCAGCGCGAACTGGGATGGGCGCCGAAGTTCGAGCAGCTCGATGCAATTCTTGCCACGGCATGGGAGTGGCACCAGAAACTCCGCGCTGTTTAGAAGCAGTAGCAAGGATGTAGGCTGGCGGCATGTTGCATGACATGTTGCACGTGCCCCTGCCCATCCTGGAAAAGATTCTCCGCCCCATCATCGTGTACCTCACGCTGGTGATCCTGCTGCGCGTTTTTGGCAAACGTGAACTGGCACAATTGAATCCGTTTGATCTGGTAGTTCTGCTGTCGTTGTCGAACACGGTGCAGAACGCCATCATCGGCGAAGACAATTCATTGCTTGGCGGTCTGATCGGTGCGGTGGCGCTTCTGGCCGCCAACTGGACACTGAACCGCATTCTGTTTGCGATGCCAAAGCTCAACAGCGCGTTGCAGGGCAGCAGAACAGTTCTGGTGCGCAACGGCAAGGTAGATGAAGATGCCATGCGCAAGGAAATCCTCAGCCATGAAGAACTCATCGAGGTACTGCACAAGCAGAGTATCCGCGGCCTATCCGATGTGAAGGAATGCACGCTGGAGCCCGGCGGCACGTTCTACGTGGAAACGCGTGAAGAAAGTTTCCCCAGCGTGCGCCACCAGGAAATCCTGAAAAAGCTCGACGCTCTTATGCAGGAGGTGAAGGCGCTGCAGCAGGCATGATTATTTCTTCGCTTCCATCTTCTTCACTTTGGCCAGTTCTTCGTACCAGCGTTTGGGTTTGGTAGCCAAATCCATGTCGTGCAGCGCCTCGCGGTAGCCGCCCATGTAGATGGAATACATCACCGCCAGCGCACATCCCA is a window encoding:
- the galE gene encoding UDP-glucose 4-epimerase GalE, with the protein product MNYLVTGGAGYIGGTVSRLLLERGHRVTVYDNLCHSKKEALPPSATFVEGDIADANLLSQTLREGQFDGVLHFAALIEAGESMKRPDVYFRNNTAGTLTLLECMQQTGTQRLVFSSTAACYGEPKRAPIEETDELKPTNAYGESKLLSEYMMRWFSERMGLRYAALRYFNVAGAIPGYGEAHEPESHLIPLILDTALGLRDNIRIYGEDYPTKDGTCVRDYVHVADLAEAHLLAMDSLATQQRAIYNIGNGQGFTVREVIESARRVTGREIPVIAEARRPGDPAVLVASSAKIQRELGWAPKFEQLDAILATAWEWHQKLRAV
- a CDS encoding DUF421 domain-containing protein gives rise to the protein MLHVPLPILEKILRPIIVYLTLVILLRVFGKRELAQLNPFDLVVLLSLSNTVQNAIIGEDNSLLGGLIGAVALLAANWTLNRILFAMPKLNSALQGSRTVLVRNGKVDEDAMRKEILSHEELIEVLHKQSIRGLSDVKECTLEPGGTFYVETREESFPSVRHQEILKKLDALMQEVKALQQA